Proteins from a single region of Candidatus Puniceispirillum marinum IMCC1322:
- a CDS encoding GNAT family N-acetyltransferase — MKIRKATMDDAETCAAIAVAAYRDYVPLMGRRPAPMLADYAAHIADDIVFVVEDKVADTKSDSGKRDDFDIVGFAIIVKKGDDYWLENVAVTPMAAGKGLGKRMMDFIEDYLRPLCDRYQLYTNVKMERNISWYHALGFSETFRGEVDGYDRVYFEKEF; from the coding sequence TGCGATTGCGGTGGCGGCCTATCGGGATTATGTGCCGCTGATGGGGCGGAGGCCAGCGCCGATGCTGGCTGATTATGCGGCGCATATAGCGGATGATATTGTATTTGTTGTCGAGGACAAGGTGGCCGATACCAAAAGTGATAGTGGCAAGCGTGACGATTTTGACATTGTTGGCTTTGCCATAATTGTCAAAAAAGGTGATGATTACTGGCTTGAAAATGTGGCCGTAACGCCGATGGCGGCAGGCAAGGGGCTAGGCAAGCGCATGATGGATTTTATAGAAGATTATCTGCGCCCGCTTTGTGACCGTTATCAGCTTTATACGAATGTTAAGATGGAACGGAATATCAGCTGGTATCATGCGCTTGGCTTTAGCGAAACCTTTCGCGGTGAAGTTGACGGCTATGACCGCGTATATTTCGAAAAGGAGTTTTGA
- a CDS encoding GFA family protein, whose protein sequence is MTITGTCHCGGVEFIIPFDGEFVSAKRCDCSLCRRRWAVMASVKLDDLKIVKGEKLLTLYRWNTGEAKHYFCKKCGIYTFHKRRADPTTYGVNIACFDMVDIHAFMDAKISDGINHVCDRK, encoded by the coding sequence ATGACCATAACCGGTACGTGTCATTGCGGCGGGGTAGAATTCATAATTCCGTTTGATGGAGAATTTGTTAGCGCCAAGAGATGTGACTGTTCCCTATGCCGTCGCCGCTGGGCGGTCATGGCCTCGGTCAAACTGGACGATCTGAAGATTGTCAAAGGTGAAAAGTTGCTGACGCTGTATCGGTGGAATACAGGTGAAGCAAAACATTATTTCTGTAAAAAATGCGGTATTTATACATTTCATAAGCGCCGCGCTGACCCGACTACTTATGGGGTTAATATTGCCTGTTTTGATATGGTCGATATTCATGCCTTTATGGATGCGAAGATTAGCGATGGTATCAATCATGTCTGTGACAGAAAATAA